The following coding sequences lie in one Bordetella genomosp. 9 genomic window:
- a CDS encoding rhodanese-like domain-containing protein, which produces MDFLHFLLSQNNIFIVAAAVVSGIMLAIPALRKSGGGSAIGTAEAIQLVNQRQAVWVDVRPAEQFQAGHIAQARSVPAADIEKKSAGLPKNKPLVVVCEQGRDSGRAVAKLKAQGFNEVVALEGGMRAWSQAGLPVTQKA; this is translated from the coding sequence GTGGATTTTCTGCATTTTCTGCTTAGCCAGAACAATATCTTTATCGTTGCGGCGGCTGTCGTGTCCGGCATCATGCTGGCCATTCCGGCGCTGCGCAAGAGCGGCGGCGGATCGGCCATCGGAACGGCTGAAGCCATACAGCTGGTGAACCAGCGGCAGGCCGTCTGGGTGGATGTACGCCCCGCCGAGCAATTCCAGGCCGGGCACATCGCGCAGGCACGCAGCGTGCCGGCTGCGGACATCGAGAAAAAATCCGCCGGGCTTCCGAAGAACAAGCCCCTGGTGGTGGTATGCGAGCAAGGGCGCGACTCCGGCCGCGCCGTGGCCAAGCTCAAGGCCCAGGGCTTCAACGAGGTGGTCGCCCTGGAAGGCGGCATGAGGGCCTGGAGCCAGGCCGGCCTGCCGGTCACCCAGAAGGCCTGA
- the grxC gene encoding glutaredoxin 3, with product MKKVVMYSTGYCPYCSRAEMLLKQRGVSEIEKIRIDQEPEQRAIMMERTGRRTVPQIFIGDTHVGGFDDLAALDRADKLLPLLND from the coding sequence ATGAAGAAAGTCGTGATGTACAGCACCGGCTATTGCCCGTACTGCTCCCGCGCCGAAATGCTGCTCAAACAGCGCGGCGTCAGCGAAATCGAGAAGATCCGCATCGATCAGGAACCCGAACAGCGGGCCATCATGATGGAACGCACGGGGCGCCGCACCGTGCCGCAGATTTTCATCGGCGATACTCACGTGGGCGGCTTCGACGACCTGGCTGCGCTCGATCGCGCCGACAAGCTGCTGCCCCTGCTGAACGACTGA